The Altererythrobacter sp. CAU 1644 genome has a window encoding:
- the grpE gene encoding nucleotide exchange factor GrpE translates to MIDNDKPQDEAVEKELEGVPEEFLDKSDAETAEEETSGLDQALDRLREDLETAKQEVLYAKAETQNVRRRLEKDMQDARAYAATGFARDILSVSDNLSRALEHVPEALREDEKAKRFIEGIEATQREIEKVFGQHGISRIASVGLPLDPNQHQAMMEIPTEEHEAGTVVQEMQSGWMIKDRLLRPAMVGVAKKPD, encoded by the coding sequence ATGATCGATAACGACAAACCGCAGGACGAAGCGGTCGAAAAGGAATTGGAAGGCGTACCCGAAGAATTCCTCGACAAGAGCGATGCAGAAACCGCTGAAGAGGAAACGAGTGGTCTCGACCAGGCGCTCGACCGGCTGCGCGAGGATCTCGAAACCGCCAAGCAGGAAGTGCTCTATGCCAAGGCCGAGACGCAGAATGTCCGCCGCAGGCTCGAGAAGGACATGCAGGACGCGCGCGCCTATGCCGCGACCGGCTTTGCGCGCGATATCCTGAGCGTATCGGACAACCTTTCGCGCGCGCTCGAACATGTACCCGAAGCACTGCGCGAGGATGAGAAGGCCAAGCGCTTCATTGAGGGCATCGAAGCGACCCAGCGCGAGATCGAGAAGGTGTTTGGCCAGCATGGCATTTCGCGTATCGCCTCGGTCGGCCTGCCGCTCGATCCCAACCAGCATCAGGCAATGATGGAAATCCCGACCGAGGAGCATGAAGCCGGCACGGTGGTGCAGGAGATGCAGTCGGGCTGGATGATCAAGGATCGACTGTTGCGCCCGGCCATGGTCGGCGTCGCCAAGAAACCCGACTGA